The following nucleotide sequence is from Nitrosopumilus adriaticus.
CATAAATGTCATAAGATAATTCTGAAAATCCTTGTCTTCTTTTAGAATATTCTCAATTGCAAAGCCTGCCATCCCCTCCATTGCAGTAAATGCTGCATGATGCTGCTGAATTGGAACTAGCCATCTTTTGTAAATATCAAGTAGCTGTGGGATTGATTCGCCAATCTTTGGATCAATCTCTACATGTGTGAATGTCATTACATCTGGCCCTATCTGCTCAATTAGGAAATGATCTGGATTTAAAAAGAAAAACAGATTTGCTTTTTTTGCAAATGGAAAATCATCTGGAACTGCCTGCAGCTGGCAATACTCTGAGAGCTTGTTTACTGTCTCATTGTCTAGTGCTAGAATAATTCCTGCCAACTCTTCGTTTATTCTGTTTACCTCCATTGCTGCACTTTTGTTAATTTGATGCAGATTTCCTTGAGCTGAGTGAATCAATTCTTCAAGTACTGTCATCTTTACTGCTCCAAGATATCCAGAATTGACATTTTCAAATCTTGACTCGTATGGCTCCCCCTGCTTGTGGAGAATAATTTGTGGATATCTTGACAAAATGAATTTGTTCAGATAAATCACTGAATCTAAATAATCACCATAGGTTGTTGTAATTTTAGAAATGTATTGAATTGCATATGTGGAGTATACCAAATATTTTGCAGTGTTTTCTTTCATTAATTCTGCAATAATTTTGAGGTCTTCTTTTGCAACTGCGTTGAATAGTTTTTTTACAAATTCCTTTGATTCAGCATCTGCAAATACCTTGTCTCCTTTGAGTCTCTTCAAGTCCTCTAGTTCTGGAAATTTTAATTGCAAATCATCTGCAACTTTAACTCCTAGAAAATCTTGAACCTTTTCTTTAAATTCAGGAAATATCTCACTTGCAATATCTTCGAGTTCCTTGAATTCCACCTTTCTTGCAATGTCTTCTCGGGCATTGATTGCAAGCTGCATTATCTCTTTTTCTTCATTAATTTCAACTGATAATTGGCCAAATAGTGCTTCGGCAAACTCTTCAAATTCTCCCAATTTGCATAAAATCAAAAAATACTACATTTAACATTATCTTGATTATTTCATCAAAGAAATTATTAGTTAATCCATCTCTGAGCAATCAGAAATGCTAGAATCTACTGCTGAATTTTTGAGATGTGCTAGGTGCGGCTCTAAACTTGAACTGGAATCATTTGAAATTAAAAAAGAAATTGAAGAAGGGATTTTGGAATGCAAAAAATGCAAACTCGTATTTCCAATAATTGCAAAAATTCCAATCCTTTGGGATGACTTTGTAAATTATCTGTCATCTCGTAAAGTTCTCAGTGGTAAACTCTATCAGCTAGCAATTAATGCAAAAATGAAAAGTTTTTTGAAAGAATCAATGTCCAAAACTGTTTTTGTAGATGATAGAACTGCACTTGAAGATAGATGGTCAAAAATATATCAAAATAGCAAGCATTCAAAATTTTACTCTACAATAACAAACCATCTTGACTCCTTGCCCAAATCTGATCTTGTCTTAGAGCATGGTTGCTCTATTGGAATGACTAGTACGTTTTTGGCAGATTCTCACAAAATGGTTTTTGGAATTGATAGATCATTTAGTGCATTACTGATTGCCAAAAAGTCTTACAAAGAAAATCTTGACTATGTTGTATCTGATTCACTTTCATCTGTATTTGCTAAATTACAATTTAATCTTGTAATTGCATTAAATATTTTAGAATTAGTCGAACCTGTAGATTTGCTAAAGCACATCTCAAAACAAATCACTTCGGGATATTTTGTACTCTCAGATCCTTATGATTTTGATAGGGGTATTAATTCGGTCAAAAAGCCCCTTGATGAATTCCAATTACGCACACTTTTGCAGAAATTTGGATTCAAAATAACTCCCAAAACAAAAAATCCCTCATATATCCCATGGAATCTAAAACTCAATCCTCGTGCAAATCTAAACTACAAAGTAGATTTGATTATTGGCAAAAAATAAAATTTCTAAATCAAATCTCTCCAGATTCCCTGAAACTCGTCACTTGCTACCACAGTAACAATTTTTATCTTACCTAATTGTGTCAGTTCCTGTCTTTTGTCATAGTATGCATATTCTCCTTCTTTATCTGGATAAATTGTGATGGTGTCTTGTTGTCCTGGTTCGAGAAGATCTGTTTGAACATTAAATCCCTCGATGTAAAGTCTGTGATTTGTTGTTCCGTTATTGATTACAGTTAGTACGTATGCAAATGATGTTCGTGAAAGTAATGTGGGGTTGACTTCGCCTGCAACCCCCTTTATTCCTCTAATCTGAGTTTTCCCATCAATATCTTCAAAGATTACAGTATGCTCTACTTTTTCTTGCCAGAAAATTTGTACATGTCTGACATTTCCCTGTCCGATAAACCCTACAATTATTGCCAATGCAATCACTCCGCCTATAATAGCTGCAATTACCAAAATTTTATCATTTGAATGCATTACTATATTTTGTTTTTTCTCCTTAAAGAAACCCCATGCTAATTCTCAATTAAAAATTGTACTTGTTTGCTCTAACTTAACTAAGCGTGATTGTAACTGTATCTGATTTTGTCTTTGGTATAGAATCTGATACTGTAAGTTCAAAAACAACTACGTCTGCCAAACAATTTCCTAAAAAGGTGGTGGTCTCTGCCGAATCATCAGCAATCGATATTACCGTTCCGGATAAAACATTCCAGGAATATGTTAATGAGTCACCTTCAGGATCATAACTTCCAGAACCATCTAATGGGTGATTGCAGGCTGAAGATAATGCACTTTCTGTATAGTCATCGCCTGCATCAGCTATTGGATACTGATTTGGCTTGTAAAATGAATGAGTTGTAACTCCATTATCTGTTACAAAGTTTACAATTAATGTGCCACTTGACATGTTATTTGATAGTCCTGCACGCACATAGCCAGTTTCTCCTTCATTGATTATTTTAGGATCTCGTGTGTCATTTAGAATGCTGATATCCCAATCACCTATTGGTGGACAGCAAGCTGTATCACCAGTGTCAGTGAAATTCATTTTGTCTGTCACTAGTGTCTCTGCATCATCAATGGTTGCATTGTAAATTACAAACAAATCAAACCTTTCAAAATCCCAAAATTTGTTTGTACCAGTACTGTTGAACTTGAATGAAATTGTGTCATTTCCAGTATCTGCAGTAAGATTTGAAATTTTAAGCGATGTTAATTTTATTATATTCTCGTTCATCATTGCTTTGTCTATATTTTCGATAAATTCAATATGTAAATCCATAATCGATACCAGATAAAAGATGAGCAACATTGTCCCAAACATGATGATTCCCCAACTAACGTTATTACTTAGAGCCATGCTTGTTTTCCCTTGATGATTGGTGTGTTCTCATCATTAATTGAAGTTTGATATTCTATGATAAAGCCATTTTTGAAGATGAATAACAGTTACTTTAAGAATTACTATGAAGTAAATTTTCTAGATTGGTCCATTACTTCATAAATAAAATAAAGCGCGTTTCTGACATGCCTTTAAAATGTGTGAGTTGTCAGGGGGTCGATATGAAAAACGATGCAGTATTAGCCACAATTGGACCATCTGAACTAAATGCGGATTACGTTCCATCAGTACTTTGTTTATCCTGTGAAACTTTGATGGTAATAACTACGCATTCTGAATTAGTTGTTGGAATACACCATACTGTTGGAAATCAAGTTTCTATGCGTGGATCTTGAATTATTTATTTGAAATAATTGTAGATAAAAAATGAGGCTTCAAATTACTATTTCTTTTTTGAAACCTTTGCTTTTGTTGTTTTAGCTTTTGTTGTTTTAGCTGCTGCTTTTTTCTTGGCTGCCATGAAATACCTGTAATCTTTCTAGGATTTCTACAGGATAAATTAAAAAAATTATACAAAAAGAGTATTCTTTGGAATACAATTTCCTAGTGAAATTTTCTAAAAAAGAACAAACAATGAAATACTAAAATCAACTATCTATAATATGGCCCCGATAATCATCATTCCAATCATTATTGTTGCGATTGTAGGACTATCTGGATATCTTGTATATCGATTTTTAATCTATGACTTGTATTGTAAAAGATCTGTTAATCAGTCTCTTCAAAAGTATAATATCGAAAAAACTCCTTCTCAAATCATTAAAGAATATTATGAGAACAAGGGTGAGAAAATAACTCCTAAGGAGATTCAAAACCTTGAAAAAAACTACAGACAAAATGAACCTGAGCAATTCCTTGCAATGTATGATGCAATCAGGGATGCTCAGAAAAGTAAAGAATAACTTTTTCTAATTAAGTTAAGGCTTTATTGGAATTTGAATAAATGGTGTTCCGCCTTCACCAACTACAAGTGGTAGTTTTCCATCCCATGCTTGAGTCTTTAACCAATCCAAATAGTTTGGATTCTCAGCTAGGGCTCTATTGATTATTGCAATGGCTTCGGCCTCACCTTTGGCTTCTGCAATATTTGCATTGGCTAAACCTATGGCGTTTGCCTCTGCTTGTCTGGCTTCTACTTCGATTCTTTTCAAGTCATTTTCTGCTCTAAGTGCATTTTGCTCTGCCTCTACTTTAGATTCGATTGCTGATGCAAATAGTGCAGAGAATTCAAAATCTGTAATTGAAATTACTTCTGTTACGACATTAAATTGATTTAATCTCTCTCTGATGGAAAATTCTATGTCTTGTTTGACTAGTGGTCTTTTTGTAATTAATTCTTCAGCATTATAATTTGCAGTTACTTGTTTTACTGTCTCCTCAATTGCTGGCTGAATTACTCTGTTTTCATAATCAAGTCCTAAATTTTTGTATAGTGTGTGTACTTGCTCTTTATCTGGATGATAATTGACAGTTACTGTTGTCTCTACTGTTTGAAGATCTCTTGATGCACTTCTAGCTTCACTTGCATATTTTAGGGTACGAACTTCAATATCTACAACTTCGTCTTGGAATGGAACTACGAAATGTATTCCTTCTTCAAGTGGAGGTTGTGATAGATCAACTGCATTCCAGTGTAATAGAACTCCTCTGTGACCTGCATCTACAATTTTTACAGAAGCTGATGCTACTACTCCGACAATAATTAATAGAAGAATTGCAATTCCAATGCCCTTTGCTGCACTCATATTGACATTAACTTTAGGTGATTGA
It contains:
- a CDS encoding PKD domain-containing protein translates to MALSNNVSWGIIMFGTMLLIFYLVSIMDLHIEFIENIDKAMMNENIIKLTSLKISNLTADTGNDTISFKFNSTGTNKFWDFERFDLFVIYNATIDDAETLVTDKMNFTDTGDTACCPPIGDWDISILNDTRDPKIINEGETGYVRAGLSNNMSSGTLIVNFVTDNGVTTHSFYKPNQYPIADAGDDYTESALSSACNHPLDGSGSYDPEGDSLTYSWNVLSGTVISIADDSAETTTFLGNCLADVVVFELTVSDSIPKTKSDTVTITLS
- a CDS encoding cupredoxin domain-containing protein, translating into MHSNDKILVIAAIIGGVIALAIIVGFIGQGNVRHVQIFWQEKVEHTVIFEDIDGKTQIRGIKGVAGEVNPTLLSRTSFAYVLTVINNGTTNHRLYIEGFNVQTDLLEPGQQDTITIYPDKEGEYAYYDKRQELTQLGKIKIVTVVASDEFQGIWRDLI
- a CDS encoding methyltransferase domain-containing protein, yielding MLESTAEFLRCARCGSKLELESFEIKKEIEEGILECKKCKLVFPIIAKIPILWDDFVNYLSSRKVLSGKLYQLAINAKMKSFLKESMSKTVFVDDRTALEDRWSKIYQNSKHSKFYSTITNHLDSLPKSDLVLEHGCSIGMTSTFLADSHKMVFGIDRSFSALLIAKKSYKENLDYVVSDSLSSVFAKLQFNLVIALNILELVEPVDLLKHISKQITSGYFVLSDPYDFDRGINSVKKPLDEFQLRTLLQKFGFKITPKTKNPSYIPWNLKLNPRANLNYKVDLIIGKK
- a CDS encoding prohibitin family protein; its protein translation is MSKYQSPKVNVNMSAAKGIGIAILLLIIVGVVASASVKIVDAGHRGVLLHWNAVDLSQPPLEEGIHFVVPFQDEVVDIEVRTLKYASEARSASRDLQTVETTVTVNYHPDKEQVHTLYKNLGLDYENRVIQPAIEETVKQVTANYNAEELITKRPLVKQDIEFSIRERLNQFNVVTEVISITDFEFSALFASAIESKVEAEQNALRAENDLKRIEVEARQAEANAIGLANANIAEAKGEAEAIAIINRALAENPNYLDWLKTQAWDGKLPLVVGEGGTPFIQIPIKP